In Candidatus Poribacteria bacterium, one genomic interval encodes:
- the acs gene encoding acetate--CoA ligase — MANNIFSPVETAYPINKAHVNSLDTYQAQYAESIQDPEAFWATVAERLTWYQKWDTVSDYDFVNAEIKWFEGGTLNACYNCLDRHVETGHGDATAIIWEGNDPSEDKTFSFNELLAEVKKFANVLKAQGVEKGDRVCIYLQMVPELAIAMLACARIGAVHSIVFGAFSAESLRDRINDSACKMLITQDTAMRGPRSDIPMKANADAAVAECPSIEKVVVVERTGDAVDFDASRDIWWHEAMTDVGAECEPTVMDAEDPLFILYTSGSTGKPKGVLHTTGGYLVYTSYTHQQIFDYHEGDVYWCTADIGWITGHSYIIYGPLANRAISIMFEGVPNYPDFGRFWQVVEKHNINIFYTAPTALRALMKEGDSWVEKYDRSTLRLLGTVGEPIKEPEWLWYYNIVGEKRCPIVDTWWQTETGGILMTPLPAATPLKPGSATFPFFAIEPVILDEEGNEVEGNPATGYLCIKTAWPGIMRTVYGDHERFVDVYFSRFPGYYMTGDGVLRDEDGYYWITGRVDDVLNVSGHRLGTAEVEGAIGQHAAVAEAAVVGYPHDIKGQGIYAYVTLMTGESASDDVETGIKQAVRQQIGPIATPDKIQFTPALPKTRSGKIMRRILRKIAEGDISELGDTSTLADPTVVDALVEGRR, encoded by the coding sequence ATGGCTAATAATATTTTTTCACCGGTAGAAACTGCTTATCCAATCAATAAAGCGCACGTCAACAGTCTGGATACATATCAGGCACAATACGCCGAATCAATTCAAGACCCAGAAGCATTCTGGGCAACGGTTGCGGAACGATTGACGTGGTATCAGAAATGGGATACGGTTAGCGATTATGACTTTGTTAACGCCGAGATTAAATGGTTTGAGGGTGGCACACTAAACGCTTGCTATAATTGCCTTGATCGACATGTAGAAACTGGACACGGTGATGCAACCGCTATTATTTGGGAGGGAAATGACCCGTCCGAAGATAAGACATTCAGTTTCAACGAACTCCTCGCCGAGGTCAAAAAATTCGCCAATGTGCTAAAAGCACAAGGCGTTGAAAAAGGCGACCGCGTCTGTATCTATTTACAAATGGTGCCAGAGTTGGCGATTGCGATGCTGGCGTGTGCGAGGATCGGTGCTGTCCATTCCATCGTTTTCGGTGCTTTTTCAGCCGAATCCCTTCGAGACAGGATTAATGACTCAGCGTGTAAAATGCTCATAACGCAGGACACTGCAATGCGCGGTCCCCGCAGCGATATACCGATGAAAGCGAATGCAGATGCCGCTGTGGCAGAATGCCCCTCTATTGAAAAAGTGGTCGTCGTAGAACGCACTGGGGATGCAGTCGATTTTGATGCCTCGCGCGATATCTGGTGGCATGAAGCAATGACAGATGTTGGCGCAGAATGTGAACCAACAGTGATGGATGCGGAAGATCCGCTCTTTATTCTGTATACCTCCGGCTCCACTGGAAAACCGAAGGGCGTTTTACATACAACAGGCGGCTATCTCGTTTATACATCTTACACGCATCAACAAATTTTCGATTATCACGAAGGCGATGTCTACTGGTGTACCGCCGACATCGGTTGGATTACGGGACACTCTTACATTATCTACGGTCCCCTTGCGAACCGCGCGATCAGCATCATGTTTGAAGGTGTGCCGAACTATCCAGACTTCGGACGTTTTTGGCAAGTTGTCGAGAAGCATAATATTAACATCTTCTACACCGCTCCAACGGCTTTGCGTGCCCTGATGAAGGAGGGTGATTCGTGGGTCGAGAAGTATGACAGATCTACGCTCAGGTTGCTCGGCACAGTCGGTGAACCGATTAAAGAGCCGGAATGGTTGTGGTACTATAACATCGTCGGCGAGAAACGGTGCCCAATCGTGGATACATGGTGGCAGACCGAAACGGGTGGGATTCTGATGACACCTCTACCGGCTGCAACACCGCTGAAACCCGGATCAGCGACGTTCCCATTCTTTGCCATTGAGCCAGTGATATTAGATGAGGAAGGAAATGAGGTTGAAGGGAACCCCGCGACGGGTTATCTCTGTATTAAAACAGCGTGGCCCGGTATCATGCGCACCGTTTACGGCGACCACGAACGTTTTGTTGATGTCTATTTTAGTAGGTTCCCCGGCTACTATATGACGGGCGATGGCGTGCTACGCGATGAAGATGGTTACTACTGGATTACGGGGCGCGTGGACGATGTCCTGAACGTTTCTGGGCACCGTTTAGGGACAGCGGAAGTCGAAGGCGCAATCGGTCAACACGCGGCAGTGGCTGAAGCAGCTGTCGTCGGTTACCCACACGATATCAAGGGACAAGGCATCTACGCGTATGTCACCCTCATGACCGGTGAGTCCGCATCTGACGATGTAGAAACAGGCATCAAACAAGCAGTCCGACAACAAATTGGACCTATCGCAACACCGGACAAGATCCAGTTTACACCCGC